A window of the Gemmatirosa kalamazoonensis genome harbors these coding sequences:
- a CDS encoding group II truncated hemoglobin, which translates to MNTSTATHYELLGGDAGVRRLVDRFYDLMDTAPEAATIRRLHAASLKASREKLYMFLTGWTGGPPIYAEARGHPRLRMRHFPFSIGAKERDEWLWCMDRALDEQEMPGEVREHLRGRLHALADHMRNREE; encoded by the coding sequence ATGAACACATCGACTGCCACGCACTACGAGTTGCTCGGCGGCGACGCCGGCGTCCGCCGCCTCGTCGACCGCTTCTACGACCTGATGGACACCGCCCCCGAGGCGGCGACGATCCGCCGGCTCCACGCGGCGAGCCTGAAGGCGTCGCGCGAGAAGCTGTACATGTTCCTCACCGGGTGGACCGGCGGACCGCCGATCTACGCCGAGGCGCGGGGTCACCCGCGGCTCCGCATGCGGCACTTCCCGTTCTCGATCGGCGCGAAGGAGCGCGACGAGTGGCTGTGGTGCATGGACCGCGCGCTCGACGAGCAGGAGATGCCGGGCGAGGTGCGCGAGCACCTGCGCGGGCGGCTGCACGCGCTCGCCGATCACATGCGCAATCGAGAGGAGTGA